One Chryseobacterium indoltheticum DNA segment encodes these proteins:
- a CDS encoding DUF6119 family protein, with amino-acid sequence MIDLKFNLKIFSIDLQHYELRNKDLDEVIKTITKNHKNHLHASDKDFEQFKYPIQEIEDEDFYFYSYCYNQTKDQNYWKYFLPEELAKDQNFDLIEFSHVLFICYKGKLYCVTSGSGITVIKKYLDNYFGIELYQHFASLNDDITISINTRGVTGNLSQRSNTFNYSQSIKDSLLYSEIPKKIKVVVRKELRDGIFREFNLDDESSIMDLGSYFSLRKKINFEELKKLIITIEKILGDTSNYKNLSLFNRVKDSNILEDLRNSLLEKIIEHILMHDQPENIKKSEYDIVEIVNSKQIEKFYECNIFRLHFFRKKKKTDLQLTSRNDLYFNITKQIYNSLENISDRKEIVDKINQLSLIGIIDSKEETFDYFYNHLVTEITLNDGKYFRTDNTWFKLDNNYLSQIREEAINDYELYELKERILKPWNQANEDLYNLNHSEENYYVFDKKFTDNIELCDIMYYAESTMYLIHVKDGFNTNMRSLYNQIVLASQRLWHDINNIDGSTYLKDTIAIYNDKTDGQKLNSDDILKKIRDKDLTINFVMAYNNYSYINDDAVGKLSKSASNIALFSLVQTAREVLNYNTFKFNVIDISQIR; translated from the coding sequence ATGATAGATCTAAAATTTAATTTAAAAATTTTCTCTATTGATCTTCAACATTACGAGCTCAGGAATAAAGATTTAGACGAAGTGATAAAAACAATAACTAAAAATCATAAAAACCATTTACACGCTTCGGATAAAGATTTTGAACAGTTTAAATACCCCATCCAAGAAATAGAGGACGAGGATTTTTATTTTTACAGCTACTGCTATAATCAAACTAAGGATCAAAATTACTGGAAATATTTTTTACCCGAAGAGCTAGCAAAAGATCAAAATTTTGATTTAATCGAATTTTCTCATGTCCTTTTTATCTGTTATAAAGGCAAATTGTATTGTGTTACCAGCGGATCCGGAATAACGGTAATTAAAAAATACTTAGATAATTATTTTGGGATAGAATTATACCAGCATTTCGCTAGTTTGAATGATGATATTACCATCTCTATCAATACTAGAGGAGTCACAGGAAACCTTTCGCAAAGAAGTAACACATTTAATTACAGCCAATCAATTAAAGATTCACTTTTATATTCTGAAATACCTAAAAAAATAAAGGTGGTTGTAAGAAAAGAATTGCGAGATGGAATTTTCAGAGAATTTAATCTTGATGATGAAAGTTCAATAATGGATTTAGGTTCATATTTTAGTTTGAGAAAAAAAATAAATTTTGAAGAACTTAAAAAATTGATTATTACCATTGAGAAAATTTTAGGAGATACCAGCAATTATAAAAATCTTAGTTTGTTTAACAGGGTTAAAGATTCTAATATATTAGAAGACCTTCGCAATAGCTTATTAGAAAAAATAATTGAACATATTTTAATGCACGATCAACCAGAAAATATAAAAAAATCTGAATATGATATTGTAGAAATTGTAAATAGTAAGCAGATTGAAAAATTTTATGAATGTAATATATTCAGATTACATTTTTTTCGTAAGAAAAAAAAGACTGACTTACAATTGACATCTCGCAATGATCTTTATTTTAACATCACGAAACAAATATATAATAGCTTAGAAAATATTTCGGATAGAAAAGAAATTGTAGATAAAATCAATCAACTGTCTTTAATTGGTATTATAGACTCGAAAGAAGAGACATTTGACTATTTCTATAATCACCTCGTTACTGAGATTACGTTGAATGATGGCAAATATTTTAGAACTGATAACACATGGTTTAAACTCGATAATAACTATCTGTCACAAATTAGAGAAGAAGCCATAAATGACTATGAGCTTTATGAGCTAAAAGAAAGAATTTTAAAACCGTGGAATCAAGCTAACGAGGATCTTTATAATCTTAATCATAGTGAGGAGAACTATTACGTTTTTGATAAAAAATTTACTGATAATATAGAGTTATGCGACATTATGTACTATGCCGAGAGCACAATGTATCTAATACATGTAAAAGATGGTTTTAATACTAATATGCGAAGCTTATACAATCAAATTGTACTGGCTTCTCAAAGATTATGGCATGACATAAATAATATCGACGGAAGTACATATCTTAAGGATACCATTGCCATTTACAATGATAAGACAGATGGTCAAAAATTAAATTCAGATGATATTTTGAAGAAAATAAGAGACAAAGATTTAACTATAAATTTTGTGATGGCATATAACAATTACTCTTATATTAATGACGATGCTGTAGGAAAACTTAGTAAAAGCGCATCAAATATCGCTCTATTTTCTTTAGTTCAGACAGCCAGAGAGGTGTTGAATTACAACACTTTTAAATTTAATGTGATTGACATATCACAAATTAGATAA
- a CDS encoding reverse transcriptase domain-containing protein, with translation MIEKPTWLKEKGYLHISPSLKIGDEWENYYRLITNEKFVEKYAFYPLIHTNIIDRKYKKADPQKHRTTGRKHCHTLHKKGKPEKSHKMRPLHYASHMDALVYGYYKEILDELYEKKLNENSKLDAAVNAYRKIQISEKDIKGKSTIHFAKEAFDEIKKRGEYDEVCVLTFDLKSFFPSLNHQFLKQKWKWLLDVDELPKDHYNVFKACTKFRYVLLDDLRIRNDRNGRKSGFDESKLAQIRKEKGYKCFFESNEEFRRTISEGKLRVYKNPFYSDEKISVGIPQGLPISALLANLYLYDFDLKIINELVEDRDVYYKRYSDDIVVVCKPNQAEYIEKYIYALIKDSKVKISENKTEKFIFRKVTFSPKHDDKRLACFKIDKKSKKEIETPLLYLGFEFRGYKTVIKSANLSRYYRKIISITKRRCARAKRVLDKNPEAKRAVFINQIKKLYNRPLKINDSERSDKKGLRRKFSKLQKNEKGFYDFAHYSPKDHKKESNYYSYVKRCCTIFKEEHIMNQIRKRKHIVYKCIDKHLNS, from the coding sequence ATGATTGAAAAACCAACTTGGCTTAAAGAAAAAGGCTATTTACATATTTCACCATCTCTTAAAATAGGAGATGAATGGGAAAATTATTATCGTCTCATTACTAATGAAAAATTTGTTGAAAAATATGCATTCTATCCGCTTATCCATACAAATATAATAGACAGAAAATATAAAAAAGCAGATCCTCAAAAGCACAGGACCACGGGAAGAAAGCATTGTCATACTTTACATAAAAAAGGTAAGCCGGAAAAATCACATAAGATGAGACCTTTGCATTATGCAAGTCATATGGATGCTTTAGTATACGGTTACTATAAGGAGATTCTTGATGAGCTTTATGAGAAAAAATTAAACGAAAATTCAAAACTTGACGCAGCCGTAAATGCATATAGAAAAATTCAAATATCAGAAAAGGATATAAAAGGAAAAAGCACAATACATTTTGCAAAGGAAGCGTTTGATGAAATTAAGAAAAGGGGAGAGTACGATGAAGTCTGTGTCTTAACTTTTGATTTAAAAAGTTTTTTTCCAAGTTTAAATCATCAATTCCTTAAGCAAAAATGGAAATGGCTTTTAGATGTTGATGAGCTTCCAAAAGATCATTATAATGTCTTTAAAGCCTGTACTAAATTTAGATATGTATTGCTTGATGACCTAAGAATCAGAAATGATAGAAATGGGAGAAAATCGGGTTTTGATGAATCAAAACTTGCACAGATCAGAAAGGAAAAAGGCTATAAATGTTTTTTCGAAAGTAATGAGGAATTTAGAAGAACAATTAGCGAGGGTAAATTACGTGTATATAAAAATCCTTTTTATTCAGATGAAAAAATCAGTGTTGGAATTCCCCAAGGATTACCAATAAGCGCTCTATTAGCGAACTTATATCTGTATGATTTCGACTTAAAAATAATAAATGAACTTGTTGAAGATAGGGATGTATATTATAAAAGGTATTCTGATGATATAGTGGTTGTTTGTAAGCCCAACCAAGCAGAGTATATTGAGAAGTATATTTATGCTTTGATCAAAGATAGTAAAGTGAAGATTAGCGAAAATAAAACCGAAAAATTTATTTTCAGGAAAGTTACTTTCTCTCCAAAACATGATGACAAAAGGTTAGCATGCTTTAAGATAGATAAAAAATCTAAGAAAGAGATTGAAACACCATTATTATATTTGGGATTTGAATTTAGAGGTTACAAAACTGTTATTAAATCCGCTAATTTATCCAGATATTACAGGAAGATTATTTCCATTACCAAACGCAGATGCGCTAGAGCTAAAAGGGTTTTAGATAAAAATCCCGAAGCAAAAAGAGCTGTTTTTATAAATCAAATTAAAAAACTGTACAATAGACCATTAAAAATAAATGATTCCGAAAGGTCTGATAAAAAAGGTCTGAGAAGGAAATTTAGCAAATTGCAAAAGAATGAAAAAGGTTTTTATGACTTTGCTCATTATTCTCCTAAGGATCACAAAAAAGAATCTAATTATTATTCTTATGTCAAAAGATGTTGTACAATTTTTAAGGAAGAACATATAATGAATCAAATAAGAAAGCGAAAGCATATAGTATATAAGTGCATTGATAAACATCTCAATTCCTAA
- a CDS encoding reverse transcriptase family protein, with product MKHSELITKQDLANYLRCDLEFIEKIIEDDYFIRNLDRRNIEELRSALTSNKILVDRFNLRKKGQNGGFRTVHRVWTAKLNNTLKILNHYLVKIHQPSEMVHGFVKGKNIRSNAECHLEKKIVLSVDIKDYFETITESMVTNSLKKLGFKDNVALWIAKITTIENQLVQGFCTSPTLANIVTHSLDEELKSLCGSNIRYSRYADDLYFSSNTDILPLDDIQLAVEKYGFLLNEKKTKFMKRGQKQFVTGLTIFDSHSPRISKNRKKNIRLEINCITKFGYTAHAKHRLIARGEDPKDLGFLSKLGDEVTNTRNRLYGWLHFIQSIEPQFAKKYYKKLNDVGENSVLRSTQALEILLQIRAGQKES from the coding sequence ATGAAACATTCCGAATTAATTACTAAGCAGGATTTAGCAAACTATCTAAGATGCGATTTAGAATTTATAGAAAAAATTATAGAAGATGATTATTTCATTCGTAATTTAGATAGACGTAATATAGAAGAATTGCGTTCGGCATTAACCAGCAATAAAATCCTTGTAGATAGATTTAATTTAAGAAAAAAGGGACAGAACGGAGGATTTCGAACAGTTCATAGAGTTTGGACAGCAAAATTAAATAATACACTAAAAATTCTTAATCATTATCTTGTAAAAATTCATCAACCTTCAGAAATGGTTCATGGCTTTGTTAAAGGAAAAAATATTCGATCAAATGCAGAATGTCATTTAGAAAAAAAGATTGTCTTATCAGTTGATATTAAAGATTATTTTGAAACAATTACAGAGAGTATGGTTACAAATAGTCTAAAGAAACTGGGATTTAAGGATAATGTTGCACTATGGATTGCTAAAATCACAACTATCGAGAATCAGCTTGTTCAAGGTTTTTGCACAAGTCCAACTCTAGCAAACATAGTAACACATTCGCTAGATGAGGAGTTAAAGAGTCTTTGTGGTAGTAATATTAGATATTCGAGGTATGCTGATGATTTGTACTTTTCATCAAATACAGATATATTACCTCTCGATGACATACAATTAGCAGTTGAAAAATACGGTTTTTTACTCAACGAAAAGAAAACTAAATTCATGAAAAGGGGACAAAAGCAATTCGTAACAGGACTAACGATTTTTGACTCACATTCTCCGAGAATTTCAAAAAATAGAAAAAAGAATATTCGTTTAGAAATTAATTGCATTACTAAATTTGGATATACTGCACATGCAAAGCATAGACTAATTGCGAGAGGAGAAGATCCTAAAGATTTAGGTTTTTTAAGTAAATTAGGGGATGAAGTAACTAACACTCGCAATAGACTGTATGGTTGGCTGCACTTCATTCAATCAATTGAGCCTCAGTTCGCCAAAAAATATTACAAAAAATTAAACGATGTTGGTGAAAATTCTGTTTTAAGAAGTACACAAGCATTAGAGATTCTACTTCAAATTCGTGCCGGTCAAAAAGAATCTTAG
- a CDS encoding DUF3800 domain-containing protein, translating into MINSYGDKKINYFYIDESGNINNNSNIFIHGCIKTDSPQTITDALLCLKTDIESSLYYEEIKNKILKQGFHATENNMDVRTEVYKILPLLDYRAYFVITNKSNDFFIEKMRIMDESEFFAYSLTKLLRDRVESHKNDKNIFFFETIELKKKSLKTILNNFFSNYVGRIECEFHIVGKEEENLAIIDYLNFLFYHIFTETTPYPRMKSNFNLVAPKIALVNYSHNNIFFSRQKKEEFQVSLQNLIKNF; encoded by the coding sequence ATGATAAATTCATATGGAGATAAAAAAATCAATTACTTTTATATTGATGAGTCAGGAAATATTAATAATAACTCCAATATTTTCATACACGGGTGTATCAAGACAGATAGCCCACAAACAATAACAGATGCTTTACTTTGCCTAAAAACCGATATTGAAAGTTCTCTATACTACGAGGAAATTAAAAATAAAATTCTGAAACAAGGCTTTCACGCAACGGAAAATAACATGGATGTTCGTACGGAAGTCTACAAGATACTACCTTTGTTAGATTATAGAGCATATTTCGTTATCACTAATAAAAGCAATGATTTCTTCATAGAAAAAATGCGGATTATGGATGAATCTGAGTTTTTCGCCTACTCTCTAACAAAATTATTAAGAGACCGAGTAGAATCGCATAAAAATGACAAAAACATATTTTTCTTCGAAACGATTGAACTAAAGAAGAAATCGTTGAAAACCATTTTAAATAATTTTTTCTCAAATTATGTCGGAAGAATTGAATGTGAGTTTCATATAGTTGGCAAAGAAGAAGAAAATCTTGCTATTATAGATTATCTAAACTTTCTTTTCTATCATATATTCACCGAGACTACTCCATATCCCAGAATGAAATCTAATTTTAACTTAGTTGCTCCAAAAATTGCTTTAGTCAATTATTCTCACAATAATATTTTTTTTTCAAGACAAAAAAAAGAGGAATTTCAAGTATCTTTACAAAATCTTATAAAAAATTTTTAG
- a CDS encoding SusC/RagA family TonB-linked outer membrane protein produces MKKSYNTIGSMGFALVLTAVCGFVQAQTKTVTGKVTVRNGDQLLPLSGVSVSQVGSHQTSVTNAQGVYRLEISGDIGSGNENGNGNRNGGGSAVLVFRHPEYAEQRVPLGNRSVVDVGMFVGSEGDEVGSGSDSGSGKVQGIEEVVLNAGYYKVKEKERTGSIAKISAKDIENQPVTNVLASAQGRMAGVSIVQNSGTPGGGFDIQIRGKNSIRRDGNEPLYIIDGIPVISETPSIYSAAILPYASVSPLNAINPNDIESFEVLKDADATAIYGSRGANGVIIVTTKKGKKGRTDLKLNTSYSFSTVTNRLQMMGTSDYLRMRRTAFQNDGISAIPANAYDLNTWSQERETDWQKELIGKTAESSVVQLSLSGGSETTSYLISYGHTEQSTVLPAGFQYKSNNLTGNFSYRTPDRRLEVNLTNTLSFQDNNVLNSDVTGRSITLSPNAPSLYKPDGSLNWENSTFTNPLGAFKSEYLNSTSFINSGTQVSYKLFPFLSLKFNGGITHQNFEEFSLRPHTMSNPAANLTSANSTSSKNNSSILSYVLEPQITGAYTFGNHSFDVLIGATLQKSETNQSSMQGLGFENNALIQNIGAAKTKIISDQVRNQYNYTAVFARLNYKFLKRYILNVTGRRDGSSRFGPNNRFGNFGAVGAAWLISEEKWMKNISWLSFAKLRGSIGTSGNDRIGDYQYLDTYSVSSNIYNNITAMNPSRLYNPDFSWEKTLKKEAAAEVSFFKSRWNLSAAYYENTSSNQLVGIPLPATTGFSSIQSNLPAKVQNTGWEFETSVQVFKGGKFKYDTSLNLSVPDSKLLEFPNLEGSTYTNQYVIGYPTTLVKVYQYAGINPDTGLYQFTDYNNDGKITSPDDNKVIERLGVRFFGGWSNNFRYGQWSASFLWQFVKQRNWNYNRQMLIPGSMNNQPVEVLDVWSASNPTGTYMPYSSGTVAAKSSLHSFFQNSTAAVGDASFVRLKNVQLNYSIPVSRFGIKEAMIYVQGQNLLTITRYFGLDPEFLLTGYLPPLKTYAVGFQLTF; encoded by the coding sequence ATGAAAAAATCCTATAATACTATAGGAAGCATGGGCTTTGCCTTGGTGTTAACCGCTGTTTGCGGTTTCGTTCAGGCTCAGACCAAAACCGTTACGGGAAAGGTTACCGTGCGGAACGGAGATCAGTTGTTGCCTCTTTCGGGAGTCAGTGTTTCTCAGGTTGGAAGTCATCAGACTTCAGTTACTAATGCTCAAGGTGTTTATCGGTTGGAGATTTCCGGAGATATTGGGAGTGGCAATGAGAATGGAAATGGAAATCGGAATGGAGGTGGGAGTGCTGTTCTTGTTTTTAGGCATCCTGAATATGCTGAGCAGAGGGTTCCTTTGGGGAATCGGTCTGTTGTTGATGTTGGGATGTTTGTTGGAAGTGAAGGTGATGAGGTTGGTTCTGGTTCTGATTCTGGTTCCGGGAAGGTGCAGGGGATTGAGGAGGTGGTGCTGAATGCGGGATATTATAAGGTTAAGGAAAAAGAGAGGACGGGGAGTATTGCGAAGATTTCTGCTAAGGATATTGAGAACCAGCCTGTAACGAATGTTCTTGCTTCTGCTCAGGGTCGAATGGCGGGAGTTTCGATTGTTCAAAACTCGGGGACTCCAGGAGGTGGGTTCGATATTCAGATCAGGGGGAAGAACAGTATCCGCAGGGACGGGAATGAACCTTTGTATATTATTGACGGGATTCCTGTGATTTCCGAAACTCCGTCTATTTACAGTGCAGCGATTCTTCCGTATGCTTCGGTTAGTCCACTCAATGCGATCAATCCGAATGATATCGAGAGTTTTGAGGTGCTGAAGGATGCCGATGCTACTGCGATTTATGGAAGTCGTGGAGCGAACGGGGTGATTATCGTGACGACCAAGAAAGGGAAGAAGGGGAGAACTGATCTTAAACTGAATACTTCGTATTCATTTAGTACGGTGACGAACCGTCTTCAGATGATGGGGACTTCCGATTATCTGAGAATGCGTCGTACTGCTTTTCAGAATGACGGGATTTCTGCAATTCCTGCAAATGCGTATGATCTGAATACCTGGAGTCAGGAGAGGGAAACGGACTGGCAGAAGGAACTGATCGGTAAGACTGCCGAATCTTCTGTGGTGCAACTTTCGCTGAGTGGCGGATCTGAAACTACTTCTTATCTGATCAGCTACGGGCATACGGAGCAGTCTACGGTTCTGCCTGCAGGTTTTCAGTATAAGTCGAATAATCTGACAGGGAATTTCAGTTACAGGACACCTGATCGCAGACTGGAGGTAAATCTGACGAATACGTTGTCTTTTCAGGACAACAATGTGCTGAACAGTGATGTGACGGGCAGAAGTATCACGCTGAGTCCGAATGCGCCGTCGCTATATAAGCCTGACGGTTCTCTGAACTGGGAGAACAGCACCTTTACGAATCCTCTCGGGGCTTTTAAAAGTGAGTATCTGAATTCGACAAGTTTTATCAATTCGGGAACGCAGGTTTCATACAAACTTTTTCCGTTTCTTTCTTTAAAGTTCAACGGGGGAATTACCCATCAGAATTTTGAAGAATTTTCCTTGCGTCCGCATACGATGTCGAATCCTGCTGCAAATCTGACGAGCGCCAATTCTACTTCGTCCAAAAACAACAGTTCGATTCTGTCTTATGTCCTTGAACCTCAGATAACGGGTGCCTATACTTTTGGGAATCACAGTTTTGATGTGCTGATCGGTGCCACTTTGCAGAAATCCGAAACCAATCAGTCTTCGATGCAGGGACTTGGTTTTGAAAACAATGCGCTGATTCAGAATATCGGTGCTGCCAAGACGAAGATTATCAGTGATCAGGTTAGGAATCAGTACAATTATACCGCAGTCTTTGCAAGGCTGAACTACAAGTTCCTGAAAAGGTATATCCTCAATGTGACCGGGAGAAGGGATGGTTCGAGCAGGTTTGGTCCGAATAATCGTTTTGGTAATTTCGGGGCAGTTGGTGCGGCATGGTTGATTTCTGAGGAAAAGTGGATGAAAAATATCTCATGGCTGAGTTTTGCCAAACTGAGAGGAAGTATCGGTACTTCGGGGAATGACAGAATAGGTGATTATCAGTATCTGGACACATACAGTGTGTCTTCCAATATTTACAACAATATTACGGCTATGAATCCTTCAAGATTGTACAATCCTGATTTCAGTTGGGAGAAGACGTTGAAGAAAGAGGCGGCAGCGGAGGTTTCGTTTTTTAAGAGCCGCTGGAATCTTTCGGCTGCTTATTATGAAAATACCTCTTCCAACCAGCTGGTGGGAATACCGCTTCCTGCCACGACGGGTTTTTCATCGATACAGTCGAATCTTCCGGCTAAGGTACAGAATACGGGCTGGGAGTTTGAAACTTCCGTACAGGTTTTCAAGGGTGGGAAATTCAAATATGATACTTCATTGAATCTTTCGGTACCTGACAGCAAATTGCTGGAGTTTCCGAATCTTGAAGGATCTACGTATACCAATCAATATGTGATCGGTTATCCGACAACGTTGGTAAAGGTTTATCAGTATGCAGGTATTAATCCTGACACGGGACTGTATCAGTTTACGGATTACAACAACGATGGCAAGATTACGTCTCCTGATGACAATAAGGTGATCGAGAGACTTGGGGTCAGGTTTTTCGGGGGATGGTCGAATAATTTCAGGTATGGGCAGTGGTCAGCTTCTTTTCTGTGGCAGTTTGTAAAGCAGAGAAACTGGAACTATAACCGACAGATGCTTATTCCTGGGTCAATGAACAATCAGCCTGTTGAAGTGCTTGACGTATGGTCGGCATCCAATCCGACAGGAACGTATATGCCTTACAGTTCGGGAACTGTTGCGGCGAAAAGTTCGCTGCATTCTTTCTTTCAGAACTCGACGGCTGCCGTGGGAGATGCTTCTTTTGTCCGCCTTAAAAATGTTCAGCTGAATTACAGTATTCCCGTGAGCCGTTTTGGAATCAAAGAAGCGATGATCTATGTGCAGGGGCAGAATCTGCTGACGATTACCAGGTATTTCGGGCTTGATCCCGAGTTTCTGCTGACGGGCTACCTGCCTCCGCTTAAAACCTATGCTGTGGGATTTCAGCTGACATTTTAG
- a CDS encoding RagB/SusD family nutrient uptake outer membrane protein, whose protein sequence is MNLKIKYGIAVSIVMMVLSMTISCEKMVETDYPNNQIPSELVFEDEQTAEAALAGLYSGLWETSMYSGGINGMGALLGTYTDDLTCVYTSASNGVLDLYINQQLPTNTAVTALWASTYQQIYYANSIMEGVANSKSLSVAVKGRIRGEALLVRSMLYMDLYQIFGEIPYTATTDYVINSKLSRMPKDEFLTRVETDLSEAVNLLPSAYRNSERIYPNKYAGYVALAKMKMLLKKWNEADVICTTIVQAPGLSYQNDISKVFQKTGGHIIWQLKPKNSNDATKEASLYNFTSAPTSFAMNPDLVNSFSTGDLRRVHYFTAVPFGQQINYKPAKYKNLAVNNATEYSIIYRLDEVYFMQAESLLQQNKVSEAVVLINRSRQRAGLPALSTNLTVSAAMVQLKEEKRREFFTEHGMRFFDLKRWGMLDGLTSVKPNWKSFQSQWPIPQKELLVNPNINPQNNGY, encoded by the coding sequence ATGAACTTAAAAATAAAATATGGGATCGCCGTATCCATTGTGATGATGGTGTTGTCCATGACGATTTCGTGTGAGAAAATGGTTGAGACCGATTATCCGAACAACCAGATTCCGTCCGAACTGGTATTCGAGGATGAGCAGACTGCCGAAGCTGCTCTGGCAGGATTGTATTCCGGCTTGTGGGAAACTTCGATGTATTCGGGAGGGATCAACGGAATGGGTGCTTTGCTCGGAACTTATACCGATGATCTGACTTGTGTTTACACCAGTGCCTCCAACGGTGTGCTTGATCTTTATATCAATCAGCAATTACCTACCAATACGGCGGTGACTGCTTTATGGGCAAGTACGTATCAGCAGATTTATTATGCCAACAGTATCATGGAAGGCGTTGCCAACTCCAAATCGTTGTCTGTTGCCGTAAAAGGCAGGATAAGAGGTGAGGCGTTGTTGGTAAGGTCGATGTTGTATATGGATCTGTACCAGATTTTCGGGGAGATCCCATACACCGCCACAACGGATTATGTGATCAACAGCAAGCTTTCGAGAATGCCCAAAGATGAATTTTTGACAAGAGTGGAAACCGATCTTTCGGAAGCGGTCAATCTTCTTCCTTCTGCTTACAGGAACAGTGAAAGGATTTATCCGAACAAATATGCGGGATATGTTGCGTTGGCCAAGATGAAGATGCTTCTCAAAAAATGGAATGAAGCGGATGTGATCTGTACCACAATTGTTCAGGCTCCGGGTTTGTCTTATCAGAATGATATCAGCAAAGTGTTTCAGAAGACAGGCGGTCACATTATCTGGCAGCTTAAACCTAAAAACAGCAATGATGCAACGAAGGAAGCTTCATTGTATAATTTTACGTCGGCACCGACTTCTTTTGCGATGAATCCTGATCTTGTCAATTCTTTTTCAACAGGAGATCTTCGACGTGTTCATTATTTTACTGCGGTTCCTTTCGGTCAGCAGATCAATTACAAGCCTGCGAAATATAAAAATCTTGCGGTGAACAATGCTACTGAGTATTCGATTATTTACCGTCTGGATGAAGTGTATTTTATGCAGGCAGAAAGCTTATTGCAGCAGAACAAAGTGAGTGAAGCGGTTGTTTTGATCAATCGTTCGAGACAACGGGCGGGTTTGCCTGCATTGAGCACAAATCTGACTGTTTCGGCGGCAATGGTCCAGTTGAAAGAAGAGAAGAGGAGGGAATTTTTTACGGAACATGGCATGCGATTTTTTGATCTTAAAAGGTGGGGAATGCTTGACGGATTGACTTCCGTGAAGCCAAACTGGAAAAGCTTTCAATCGCAATGGCCAATTCCGCAGAAGGAACTTTTGGTGAATCCGAATATCAATCCGCAAAATAACGGCTATTAA